In the genome of Arachis stenosperma cultivar V10309 chromosome 6, arast.V10309.gnm1.PFL2, whole genome shotgun sequence, the window CGTTAAGCCTGTAGAATGTTGCCTTGACAAGAACATTGATGGGAAAATTGCCTGCACCCTTCAACACTGAGTTGATGCATTCCACTAGGTTCGTCGTCATGTGGCCCCATCGGTAGCCACCATCAAATGCCAACGCATACAGTTCGCAGAAAATTTGGTCTAACCAGTTAGTATAAGCCTCGCCCCGTTCTCGTAAACACTGGTAACGCACTTCGTACTCGCGCACCGTCTGCGAATAACCTGCacgataacaaaaaaaatcgtAAAAAAATGGATGACAAGCACTTGTTGAAGGTAACTCTGTTAGCAACGAATTTAGAATTACTCAACGTTACCTATATTGACGACCAGTTTTTATAGGTACAGTGCCTTGAATTTTCTCAGAAAATTCGACTCTATATGCTTGATGCAAAACATGTGAAAAGCTCTGGGAGGTGACCAAGCCCTGTTACTGCCTGCCACAGCTGCATTGATGGATTCGTGTCGGTCGGATATCAGCCCTACACCATCCCGAGTGACAACATGTTGTCGCAGGTTGCTGAAAAAAAAGTGCCACGCATCAGAAGTCTCTCCCTCCACAATAGCAAATGCAATTGGGACGATGTTATTGTTGCCATCCTGTGAAACTGCCACTAACAGACAACCCTTATACTTTCCGTACAAGTGAGTCCCATCCACCTGGACAATTGGCTTACAATGTCTGAATGCTCTAATGCAGGGGTAAAAACTCCAAAATACTTGATGTAATACCCGAATATCAGTCACCAAGTCATCGGCTTGATATGCAGGCATAATCTCAAAATAGACGACAGCTGATGGCTCCTTATGACACATGGCCTCAAACCATATAGGCAATGTTTCGTACGATACTTCTCAACCTCCGTATATTTTTTCTACTGCCTTTTGCTTAGCCAACCATGCTTTCCGATAACTGACGGTGTAGTTGAACTTTGATTGTATTTCTGCAATAACTGATTTTACCTTTAACGAGGGGTCAGCCTCGACCAACAGTTTGATGGCTTCTGCAATTGTTATCGAATCCAGTTTAGAATGATCCTGAGAAATGGTGGCTCTGGTACAGGTGTGACTACCATTATACCTCCTTATAACCCAACAGTGCTTCCTGCTGATCATGCTAACCCTGACAAGGCAATCACACCCTGACCCATACTGTGTACACTTGGCATAAAATGTCAACGGCTCCGACTCATATACCCGGTAGTCTACACTTCTTCGGATGTATACTCTTTCATTGCCTTAATAACAGCTTTCCTAGAACTAAATTCCATCCCAACGGCAAATTCACCATCTGTGACAATAGAAATTTCTGCGGCGAAGGCAGCCGAACAGAAAATACTTAATACACGAATATTTAATAAACAAAACTAGAAGTAAATCAATACTCACAGCATcaattatgatataaataaacTGTACATCTGGTCATTATTTCATTCTAAACAAAATAACAACATAAACACATAATTAAATACTgattaataaatactaattttttttaactaaatcaATAACTAACTAACAACATTATTATCTTAAACTTAACTAAATAAACCGATAAACAAATGCTACTTGAGTATATTTTCACACTTCACTTAACTATTTGGTCCATCAATCAATCTAAATTATTACAAGCTTCTAATCCTATTTATAAATATCGGCAACCACGTACCTGCACTCATATATTCCGGAAACTCCGGAACATGCATGGCATCCAAATCCAAAACTTGCATGAAAGATGGCTCCTCAAACGATACTTCGTTTGCGAGTGCATTTGCCACGTCTGTCACATTTGGAGCTATGATGTCGTCACCTTGATCTTCATCACTGTCTGGACCAACAACTTCGTAATTGCTTTCGAACTCTTCTTCACTGTCACTATTGTAATCTTCGCGTACAATATTTCGGTCGGCCTCAGATTGTTCGAACTCAAGGTACAACTCGATGAACGAGATTTGAGCATGACTTTCAATATATATTGAAAACATCTCTTGCAAACTCGTTTCGTCCGTTACATATTTGGTTTGAAATTGGACGAATCCACCAAACACTGGTATGAGATATCTATATAAAATACAAGATATTTTTCTTGACATATCAAAAGCTATCTTCTCACAGATCACACCTTTGAGCTCTTCAAATGAGATTGTAAAGGGAATAATAACATCTAACAGATTTTCACAAATGAATTTTACTCCTTCAGATGTTTGTAACAAAATCTTACCAAAATAATACACTTTTAAAAGAGCTCTGTCATCCATTTTTCTCACTCTACTAAAATAACAACAGAAACTACACTACCAGATTTTTGGGATACATACCAAGAAGGAGAAAAACACAAATGGAAGAAACCAGAGGAAGAAGCCGAgcaagatgaagaagaagacggGATCTGAAACTCTTCTACGAGTTACACACTTTTATATATACAATATCCATAAATCGGACCCACCGATTAGGGAGAGCgattcaaattaaatttaaaaaatacaactCGGACCGTGCGACTTCATTTtcggatatatatatatatacaaaacgTACTGTCTGATTTTCATGCtatgaaattcaaatttcagcccCTACCAAATCGGACTCTTCGACTTTTTAGCCAATTTTTTTCAACAGAAAACTCGGAACGTGCGAGTTCTAAATCCTACCACTCACATAAAGCTGTCCCACCATTTGGTCTAGTACACCCTATTTTCATATCTAGGCACATCACATTTATGATTTTCATAACGAAAAATTTGAGCCAAACTAATCTAtcatctttttaaataatagaaaaaattgaTTAGGAATTGAGTTGCGTGATAGTAATAGAAATAAATGCTAGAAGTTATattgtgtattaattttttttttgaaaattataatgttttcttctaaaaattttatggATGAATTTGAATAactattctattttatttaacactaaatttttataagtgataaaaagaaaaaaaagtatatataattaaaaatatataaagaataatatatataaatttagtGGATAAGACTTTGTACTTATTGAtgtaatatattaatttaataatatttagctctcactttcttttatttttgaatttgtatagtTAGAAAACCTAAATCCAAATACAAATACTAAAGTTAATTGGCATCTGACCtactttcttttaattgttggaTCCATGTATTGTTGCTTCAATAATGTTATGGGTACGGGAGAAGGTATAGTCCTTTAATATTGCAAATGTTAAGGGAAAAAGTAAAACACGTTTATAGTGATGTTAACATTTCTTATATTCTcgaaaagaaaatttattatattctttttaGCCAATAGCAAGACTGCATTTGCGTGGTAAATCCAAGGTGAATAAATTTCAATGGTAAGATCTCAAGTTTTAATTTCTAGCGcgaattataattcaaatgacataatttttttctcatttagagaaattttaaattccaatttcatttataattctggacaaaaaaaattttaacctCTAATCgagaaaaaattattacaaaattttgaacagttttttttttttttagagaaTATTAAAAAAGAGAGATATGAGTCAAACTCTAAAGCTCAAATAAAgtacataaaaaaaaacaacaaaatgcaaaatcaaatttatttatgtataataaGAATATGGTATCCTTCACTCTTTTAGATGAAgtatagttaattttaatgtttattttgGATAAAAATATCGTTATATctcttgttaaaaaaaattttatttgtatgtctatttttttaattaattttcctAATAATTATTACCTTCAcataatgtttattttattaattctttaAGTTATCTCTTCTGATAACATTGTAGGATCTGACGTTAAAAAATGGTAGGATCCATGAATCCAAATTCAGAGATCGCATTGTAGTTTCATTATTTtctgtattatttatttttgtttcaaatggTTTACATATCAGCGCATAAAACATCATTTGTAATCCAATCTTTAATATTCACATAGAAATATTcctttcttttaatattttttaaacaacaAAAACTCAATTACAAATGctttaaaattatgaaaaaagggtttaaaatataattttaaactacaattacttaattataaatttaataaaacagaatttttacaaataaatttTGTTGTGTCTCCTTCTAATAATAGTCTTCATGTGTTCGTACTTTGTGTTGCAATCTCTATCCCTAATTCatttgtgtttgatttctaCATCCAAAGCCTCTCTTTTTTAATTCAGAGTTTCATTCCGTTTATTTTATAAATCTCTTTTCAGCATCTCCAATCGTATGTAGTAAAACagattaaataaaaatgattattATGGTGTTTAAAAGGTGAtgtctaatttaaaaaaaaaattaaaaattaatatttaatttaaaaaatacaaaaataaataatttttaaaatttaaaatttattacaaaagataaattaaataaaatacataacaTAATTGCCTTAAATGAATCTTTGTAAGACCTTCATATATGAGAtcaaagatattattattcaaCTTATCATGATCTAGATTAGATTCCGTGCAACTTGGTCCAATAATGGGATTAGAAAGGGGTACCCCACAAATTTCGGGATAAAAAAGGGCCAAAATATGAGAAACATCTTCTCCTTTTTTTAATGCATGGGCGAAGATTCTGATTTCTTAATGCTACATAGGGCCTTTTCATTGGGCCCACACTTCATAGCCCAGAAAGCAAAAGTGAACTCTTTGGGGGGCCaacattatattttttttaattaaatttgaattaaactaataattatgtcaaaaataaaacaaaagggcTAATAAATAACAATACACAGCACTAGGGATaggaaaatattattttcttaatgTGCTCggatgtatttattttataatattagcATGTATATAGGAAAGTATATAGTCCTTTTCAAAATTGAGAAAAATgacttaaataaaattaattatttttttctcttggATATAGTAACTAGAAATTGCTTTTGATAACATGGTTATTTTCCCAGAAAATTTGTATGTATTTGAATCTCACTTGACCATAACATGCtatggatgatgatgatgatgtgtGTTGTATCTTCGATTATAGTTTCTCTTATCTGTGTGGAATTTGGATTCTAATTAAGATTCTTTTTTTGTTGTTACATATAACCAAAAAGTATGGGGGAGTGAAATTTCCTCACTACTTCCtgtttttaatttcttgttgcAATTATCATAGGTAGATACAACAACCAACTTGCCTTGTGGGACCCATTTGTGTTTTtcataacataaaaaaaatcttgaCATTGACAAGTAATTTTAGCTTGTAGCGACTAGCGAgggtaaaaaaatatatattatttttaataattttaatattttaaatactatataaatttaaattttccaAAACATATTAATCTTAAAACATTTTAAATTTGgacattaattttaacatttataaaaaTCATTAGGGAGTATTAGTTCGATTCAtatgaatagaaaatagtactTGTATCATTTTGTTCCCATCATTTCACCCATTAGATGCGAACAAAGATAAATTGATAGTCTCAATTGGCATAACATGTTAAGTTTTACATGATCAAATCcctaagcatagaagaaaatcttatcaacaataaaataaaaatctacaCAACATGAATTCATGTGAAGCTTAAGATTCAATATTCACATTAAGTGTGTTTGGTCATAATTTCTCACATGTCCAAGCAAATACAATTGAGGCCTTGAACGTGGCACTGCATacgaataaataattaaatataatcaCCCTTGTTTACTGGGCAGCTGATTCAACTAAAGAATGCTTTTCCAAGATGGCAATTGTCTCTTCCTTTGCGCTGCACATTGcaaaataaacaagtaatgCATATTGTAATTCCATATAAGCTGGTCCATATAACAGAATTCACCAcgaaaacaaaatataaaagtaacCAAATATCTTAAAACTCATAAACGAGTAGTTTTGAAATGATAAGAGTAAACGGTCAAATTAGTCTTTGATGGTCcctaaaagatttttttaatcaaatttgttctttaaagattttaaattagtcatgtTAGTCCTCCCGTCACTTTCATTGCTAACGATGTCCGTGTTTGTTGATGTGGTATGTTAAGTAACATCACAACAGGTACCTAGTAGTCCTAATTGACTATTAACATGActagtttataaaattaaatcacATCAAACCTAAATTGAGGGATTCCAATACCTCAAATTCTCTCCTCAATTAGGTTTTAAAttgatctaattttataaatttattatcttaATAGTCAATTAAGACTTTTAGATGTGTGTTATGGTGTCATTTGTGTCACATTAGCAAATTTTGACGCCATTAACAAAGAAAGTGACATAAGGACTAacatgactaatttaaaattttgaaaagacaaatttaattaaaaaaatcttttgaaaactaatttagAGAACGTGTGATCTTTcaaggactaatttgactatttaCTCTTTTCACTTCACAATGTGAAAGTGAAACAAAAAGTCTTGAGAGAAAAATAATTATAGCCTTCTGTATGCATTTTGCAGCCTATTAAGCTTTCCTAATTTGATATTTAGTATCATTAGTTTTTATAAGGGTTTCTTAAGTTAGTACTCCATAAAGACTCTTGTTtaagaaattgagaaaatgaagttTTGAATTGTCAATGTTCAAAAACATAAAGAATTATAATTTTTGGGTTAAAACTCATCTTTGATTCTTAAACCAAGTCCGTTAAGGGTCTAGGTTATGTAAAACCTTTTATATCAGAAACCACCTTTCTATCACAAATAGTATTTGACCCTTAACATAGCACAAACAATTGGTGAAATGCATAATCAAATTATTTGAGCAATGCAGCTTAAAAGATTTAGATCAAACATATCTACCTTCCAGGTCTCAGTATCTTGTATTTGTGTGGTGTAGTGAGGTCCACAACTGTTGAACCTGCTCGACCTGATGGAAGCACACCGCCATCATATACAAAAGCACAATGCTCCCAAAGATTCTCAAAATCTCTGATGCAAACACTACTTGGCTGTCCACTAAGGTTTGCACTTGTAAGTGCTAAGGCAGTTCCTGAACCGCGAGCAATGACTCTAATGAAATTGTTATCAGGCACTCTAACTCCTATACTATCAAATCCCGGGTTCAAAGATTGTTCAAGAACACTTGAATCGCCTGTAAAATATCAAGGCATACCATCACATATGTAGGATCACAACCGAATTTGATGTTTATATAATAAATGTTGACAGAACAAAATAAGGCTACAGCTTCAAACTCATTTTGGGTAACTTACAAACCTCGACTTAGTACAACTGTAACAGGCCCTGGAAGGAGGGAATCAAGCAGGCCATGTGGCAAGTGGTCAGTCACGGCAAAATGGCATATGTCTGATACATCTCCAACACAGATAGCCAGAGGGCTTGTATGTTTTCGACCCTTGATCTCATAAATCCTATTAACTGCTTCCAACG includes:
- the LOC130936613 gene encoding uncharacterized protein LOC130936613 isoform X1, whose translation is MHIPTRISALPLFLPFRGAISFHTTLLPVSSLSFSLSLSLYFTCFSFKLQYSIVAKSTSCCIYYQNLNLMRHCLQRILTLFPYYLRGFTSSSFSPHLQPGSGSRKLRRDFPKNMACGLDNKTGTALFRPATDAYAPEAVEALRAGKVIAVPTDTLYGFACDACSLEAVNRIYEIKGRKHTSPLAICVGDVSDICHFAVTDHLPHGLLDSLLPGPVTVVLSRGDSSVLEQSLNPGFDSIGVRVPDNNFIRVIARGSGTALALTSANLSGQPSSVCIRDFENLWEHCAFVYDGGVLPSGRAGSTVVDLTTPHKYKILRPGSAKEETIAILEKHSLVESAAQ
- the LOC130936613 gene encoding uncharacterized protein LOC130936613 isoform X3, with amino-acid sequence MTVSVLATLGLIDAVEAEEEEEAAGIGCIFRQESQHCLSFFPSEVPFPSTQPFSLSSFSPHLQPGSGSRKLRRDFPKNMACGLDNKTGTALFRPATDAYAPEAVEALRAGKVIAVPTDTLYGFACDACSLEAVNRIYEIKGRKHTSPLAICVGDVSDICHFAVTDHLPHGLLDSLLPGPVTVVLSRGDSSVLEQSLNPGFDSIGVRVPDNNFIRVIARGSGTALALTSANLSGQPSSVCIRDFENLWEHCAFVYDGGVLPSGRAGSTVVDLTTPHKYKILRPGSAKEETIAILEKHSLVESAAQ
- the LOC130936613 gene encoding uncharacterized protein LOC130936613 isoform X4; this translates as MHIPTRISALPLFLPFRGAISFHTTLLPRILTLFPYYLRGFTSSSFSPHLQPGSGSRKLRRDFPKNMACGLDNKTGTALFRPATDAYAPEAVEALRAGKVIAVPTDTLYGFACDACSLEAVNRIYEIKGRKHTSPLAICVGDVSDICHFAVTDHLPHGLLDSLLPGPVTVVLSRGDSSVLEQSLNPGFDSIGVRVPDNNFIRVIARGSGTALALTSANLSGQPSSVCIRDFENLWEHCAFVYDGGVLPSGRAGSTVVDLTTPHKYKILRPGSAKEETIAILEKHSLVESAAQ
- the LOC130936613 gene encoding uncharacterized protein LOC130936613 isoform X2, with product MTVSVLATLGLIDAVEAEEEEEAAGIGCIFRQESQHCLSFFPSERILTLFPYYLRGFTSSSFSPHLQPGSGSRKLRRDFPKNMACGLDNKTGTALFRPATDAYAPEAVEALRAGKVIAVPTDTLYGFACDACSLEAVNRIYEIKGRKHTSPLAICVGDVSDICHFAVTDHLPHGLLDSLLPGPVTVVLSRGDSSVLEQSLNPGFDSIGVRVPDNNFIRVIARGSGTALALTSANLSGQPSSVCIRDFENLWEHCAFVYDGGVLPSGRAGSTVVDLTTPHKYKILRPGSAKEETIAILEKHSLVESAAQ